The DNA window tatctatagaaataataaaaatttattttatatggtattaaaattgaaaattctaagtgatgaaattttcaaattaaaatgaatttataattactaataaaaaatattacaataTTTACTAATTATTAtctgtttatttaatattataaaattttaattttgatggGAGAAAGgacataaaaaaatttctccACGGTTAGAGCATAGAGAAGAAATCTTATTAATTATTGTGTTAAaacaaataatgaaaaataaaaaataatgtaaaAGAGAAATAGTGCAAAAGCACGGACAAGTCAATGACATGTGTCAATAACCTCTTCCCGGAGTTGCATAGACTCTAATTAGTTTCGCAAATTAGAGgccaaatatttttaatttttcaaaactaTAGATTATATCTCCTAAGCTAACTCCTAAACATGTTTTAATTTAGTGATTGATATGCATATTtatgtgtgttttttttaaaaaaaatagtatatatgatattttatagtTTATAAtagtcatttttttttaaaaaaaaaaactcaattttTGCATCCTTGAGAGGAATTAAGAAATTCGAAATGTCGTTGTACTTTGCAATTTATATAGTTTCATAATTCCTTTggggataataataataataataataatattattattattattattattattattattattattattattattattattattattccttTTGGGATTAAATAGCGCAAATGAAATaacattttgtttttttaataatatcgaaacttttgttattttaatataaatatattaacaacgatatttttttttaaaaaataaaccaTTTGCATTAGATATGCTACATCATATTAAGTTCAACAAAGAAGTTTACATGGTATTCAGGTTGAAATAGAGATTATGgggcaaaaaataaaataacgctTTTAGAGAGGGCGAGATCAAATATGAGGGGAACAtcgaaaaatataattaattttatataccTGATCAACGAAATTAAAAAATTGAGGCATTCATTCGTCCCACCTTGGCTCCGTCACTACTCAATAtcgttttttttttgctttcagGGCAAATATGGAGGTTTGCATGTGATCTTATTAAAAAATGTATGAGAATTTAGTATTTTTGAGACTCGCGGAGTGGAGAATAAATTTAATACGAAAGTGCCTATCTCAGCAAATATCAACTGGAAGCTTATCTGGAAATTAAAAGTGCCTACAAAAGtaagaaaaatattctctaGAGACTCTTCGCCCCTTGCTTACCAACAAAGAAAGCTCTTTTGTCTCCAAGGGTTGATGTGGTTGAGTGGTGTCACCGTGTATGCTTTGTCGTCATGAGCCAGATGACGACTACTTCCATGCACTGGTTTGCCTGCCCTTTTGCAACAAATGTTCAGTGCCCAATATCCCAGTCTCACATATCATAACTGGGTGGCGACGAGAGCACAAAGATGTATTTGGCAGAATCGAAATGATGTTGTATGGAATGGTAAGAGCAAGCAAGCAACAACTATTTTCCATTCAGCACTCCATCCACCTCTATTCGCAATGGCATGTGGCTTCTAAGTTTTCTGCTTATCAACATCGACCAACACAACATCTTCAGAATAGAAGTCGGCAGCCTCCAACAGAAAATTTCCTCAAGTGCAATATAGATGCAGACTGATCAAATATGAGAAATTCTCAAGGCTTGGTGATGGATGCGATGCACGGTTCATTGAGGGGAGGCTTCACTTCCCCCCTTGCTGAACCTCTAAGCATGCTAGAGGCCCTCAGTTGGATAAAGAGGGAGCATGTTGCATTAAATTTTCTCAATATATTTACCCTTTTCAAGtataaaaaaattgttatattaattttttttaagatatttatggaatatatatatatagttttgatatgctgcacatcaatgtgatgaaatatagaaaaattatgtatacaATAAATGAGTGACACCTAATCGGTGCTTTATTTATACTAGTAAAAGATGCACATGTATTGCATgtgctattattatttttaatttgatcaaataatactaaataattaacacgaaattattttcgatttagaaaagttgttcgatttaaaagagaagttttattttgattttttttatttaaaatatggtgtGACTTGAAAATGTTTTAAGTATGATAAAAAGGGTAATTATggaattaattattttggtgTCCTCAAAAGTTATTCTAAGGCCCTCacacttaatataatagtaagatatatatatatatatatatcgtcaTATATTCTATGAATCCACGTCGTGCGAACCAAACAAGGAAACCAGCCATCCCCTGTTTccatttcttcttcttcagtgCAACCTCTGAAGAAATTGGGTGAGTGAAGATGGCTGCTCCTTCGCTAATGGAGTCCCTTTTCCAGAGATCATTGGATGACCTTGTCAAATCCATGCGTCTCACCCCGCCTTCCACTCTTCCCGACTTCATTTCCAAATCCATCGATGAAATTCGTCGCGAGATCAAATCAACCGATCCCTTAACCAAATCAACCGCcctccaaaaacttacctaCCTCCACTCCCTACACGGAGTTGACATGTCTTGGGCAGCTTTTCACTCCATCGAGCTTTCCTCCTCACCTGCGCATTCCCACAAACGCATTGCGTACCTCTCTGCTTCGCTCTCCTTCGACCCTTTTACTACGGATGTTATTCTTCTTCTCACCCATCAGCTGCGGAAGGATCTCACCTCATCCAATGTACACGACGTGGGTATTGCTCTTTCCACCCTCTCCTCTATTGCCAACACTGATTTGTCGCGTGATTTAACTCCCGAATTGTTTAATTTGCTTGCTAGTGGTAAGTTTTTAGTTAGGAAGAAAGCTACGGCTTGTGTCTTGAGAGTCTTCGAGCAGTACCCGGATGCGGTTCGGGTTTGTTTTAAACGGGTAGTAGAGAATCTTGAGTGTACTGATGTGGGGGTGTTGTCAGCGACTGTGGGATTGTTCTGTGAGCTCGCCGTGAAAGAACCCAGATCATATTTGCCTTTGGCTCCTGAGTTTTATAAGGTTTTAGTGGAGTGTAGGAATAATTGGGTTCTCATTAAGATTTTGAAGATATTTTCCCTGTTATGCCCGCTTGAGCCCAGGTTGGGGAGAAGAGTGGTGGAGCCAATTTGCGAGCATTTAGAAAGGAGTGGAGCGAAATCTTTGGTATTTGAGTGTGTCCGGACTATTGTTGCTAGTTTGAGTGGGCATGAATCTGCATTGAAGCTTGCAGTTGGCAAAATACGAGAGTTTTTGTTAGATGATGATTCAAATCTCAAGTATCTTGGACTGCAAGCACTTGCCATTGTTGCTGAGAAGCATTTGTGGGCTGTTATGGAGAATAAGGAGGTTATAGTTAAGGCTTTGAGTGATATTGATGTGAACATTAAACTTGTGGCCTTGAGGCTTGTGATGTCTATTGTCACCGAGGATAATGTTGCGGAAATTTGCAGGATTTTGATTAGTCATGCACTAAAGTCTGACCCAGAGTTTTGCAATGAGATTTTGGGGTTCATATTGTTGACTTCTTCAAGAAATTTCTATGAAATAATTTTCGATTTTGATTGGTACGTGTCGTTTCTCGGGGAAATGGCAAGGATTCCACATTGTCAGAAAGGGAAAGAGATTGAGGACCATCTTGTTGATATTGGCATGAGGGTTAAGGATGCTAGATCTGAGCTTGTTCATGTTGCTCGAGATTTGTTGATTGATCCAGCTTTACTTGGCAATCCATTTATCCACAAGGTTCTATCTGCTGCTGCTTGGGTTTCAGGAGAGTATGTCGAGCTTTCAAGAAATCCATTTGAGCTTATGGAAGCATTGTTACAACCACGGACTAGTCTCCTGCCACCATCAGTAAGAGTTGTATATGTGCAGTCCACATTTAAAGTGCTGGCATTCTGTTTGCATTCATATCTCTCATTGGACAGAAAAGATACTTCACCGTCGACAGAATCAACAGATTACCAGGTTAGTTCTGATGTTGTAGCAAGCTGTTCGTTGCCTAATACCAAAATGGATGGAAAAATTGCGGTTATTGCTCCTGACTTGACTTCTGCAGCTTCGTCAATGGCACGTCATCTAACTCGTAAATCTATGATGGACCTGGTACAGCTTGTTGAATCCAATTTGGGACCCTTGGCTTTTAGTGATGAAGTAGAAGTGCAGGAGAGGGCAAATAATGTTCTTGGTTTAATTAAGTTCGTGAAATCAAATTTGTGTGGCTCTTTAGACCAGCTTGAAGGAGATAAAATGAATAGAGAACTTGAGGCTTTGGAAATGATTAAGTTGACTGTTGATACATTTTCAGAGGAGCTTGGTCCAGTTTCAGTTAATGCCCAGGATAGAGTGCCTGTACCAGGTGACCTGCAACTTAAAGGAAACCTCAGTGACTTGGAATCAATTCTCAGTGATTTTAAGTTACCAATGTCAACTTCATTTTCTCTGGTAAAACCTTGTTCGACGGAGAAAGATGCCCCTAGCATTCCCGAATGCCAGAATAAGGATGACACTGAGTCATCAACTGAGTCAACTTCTTTACTTGCGGAGCATCGGAAGCGTCACGGGCTATATTATCTTGGCTCACATGATAAAGAAATGATCACCGGTGACTACCCACCTGCTAATGAACCTACACTAGATGCTACTGATGAAACAGAGGGTCTTCTCAAGCTGGCTGAGCAATCAATTGTCACTAAGAAAAAACCGAACCAATCAAAGCCAAGGCCTGTGGTTGTGAAATTGGATGATGGTGAAGGAACAAATGACACCTCTGAAAGAACGGAGTTGAAGAATGATCGTATCTCTGGTGCAGTGCAAGAAGTGCTTTTAGGCAATGAAGCTGTACCATCAACTTCAAGAAGTAAATCATCAGACAAATCAAGTAAGAGACGGGAGAATACTAAGTTTGTTGTTGGAATACCAGGATCAAGAAATATGACGACGAATATTGATGTAACTGAGCCAGTTTTAGCTGGTTCAAGAAGACAAAAAGATCATATTCATGGTGAAGACAGAAAAGATCAAAGTTCCATGAAGGAGAAAGAAAACGATCAGCAAAGCGAGCAGAAAAAAGGTCGTCGACGTGGTAAGCACAAGAGTCGGCAAAGAGCAGAGGTGGAAGTAAATATGGAAGCAAAATCACCTGTAATCCCAGATTTCCTCTTATAGCATGGTTATATGACCTTACTTCTGAGTTTTAAGGTTGGTTTTGCTGTATAGATGTATCTACACCCATGTGGATTTGGTTGTGTAGATTCTTTTGATTTACTTTTCACGAGaagaattttttcttaaaaaaatgaatttcaaaggTTTTTTTATTCCTAGATGTGTAGTAAAACATGAAGTTGGAAGGAATTGTATCATGTTGGTTCTGATTTTGGAGATGAGTCCTGATTTATACAGTGGACAGATATACCTGTCGCCAGCTTTAGAACATTGTGTGATAACTCGGTTTCATTTTTCACCTATATGTTTCTATATTGATATTCCCCATGGTCTAGTTTTGAGTTGAGTGATACATAATTAGTTTCGTGTGTAATCAAGAAAACGAACCCACTTGTCAAATGATTAGGCAGTCATTGTGATAAACAAGTTTCTCTCTGTGCTTTTAGTATAAAGAGAAACAACATACTGTAAACTTGAGTCGACAGTGAGATGCTGGTCTTAACTCTGCTAGAAGGCATTGTATAGCAAGGAATTTGCAGATATACAATCGGGTTCATTTTGATTCGAGCCGGTTTGATATTGGCTCATTCAGGATCCAGTCAAGGCTCAAGCCTTCATCTAGCTTCTAGCGTTTGAGCATGACATTTGAATCGATATAGTCGTGAGTTTGGCTCAGCTCGTACCCTCCAATTCTTGATGGCTTTCAGGACTAGAATAATTATTTAGCCTCAGCCACACACGACGGGATGCGGTGGGTTATACGAGTCAGTGGCTAAGTCGATGAGTTAGATACAATTTTCAAATGAAATAATATGTTTAATAgaatatgatgcatgaacgcTAATTGGTTGTTAATATATTAGATTATCAAAAgcttttctgtttttcttttttggtgttttatttggTAGCCTATTCAAAAGTATAGAAAATAactatgatttatgatttaatttcaaaaaaactAAATCAATCTAACCCGAGATAAGATAATCAAGTGAAATTGTCCTTAGGAAGCACACTATTTATTTGATGTGATTTATTAGATAATCAACACACAcctaaaaaagaagaagaaaaaacatAGAGAAATTAGAAAGCCAATAGTTGACCTGACACGCACACCCACGTCAATAGTGGATACAAACTTGAAATAAAGGCATTTATGTGCGCATGAAAACGGTCTCAACTAAAAATTTGTCCACATGAAATGCCTTCCCTCGAAATAAGGAAACAAAGCAAAGTATTGGACGTTTGAAATCCACTTGGCACTCTCTTCTCTCACAACTCTCCGTCTCCCTTTTTAATCACTTCTCCTCTTAATAAAAACTGTTTTCTTTCATCTTCCAAATCTTACACATATTAAGTAGGTGTATTTTTTGCCTCCCACAAGTCAATGAAAATCTCTCTTTTTGTGCTTATTCTTTAAGATTGTGAGTGATGTAAGCTAAAACTATTACTAGTTTGAGTTTCGGATCTTGGGAAATGGAAAGGTCAAGCTTTGTCTATGCCACAACATTCTTGGAAACTctttaatttataaaatcatTAATGATCAAGGATATATAAGCTTTTGATCAATACCATCAAAAGTTCATTTTTCTTGATTCTTTCCCTCTCCAAGCATTTGGTACGTGTTCATCTCCATTGATCAGAAATGAAGAACAAACATGAAGAAAAGCAACAATTGATCACAGCCGTTAGTCTCCTCAATTCTCAAGGCTACCTTCATAATCTCATTATTTATTTCCTCTTCTTCGGTTCCGGTTTAGTCATTGGAATCATTCTAAGTTCCTATCTAAAAGAAATCCCACTTGGCTCGCAACGCAAGCGATTCACCGATGACATCGTCCAGTCTTCTTCATTATCCATATCATCATCGCCACCACCGCcttctcctcctcctcctctgcTACCGCCTCCCCCGCCTCCTCCAACAACCGCGCTGCCTCCTCCGTGTCCACAACCTCTGCCTCCGATCCCAGCAGGAAGAATTGGGCTGAAAGATTATATCAAGCCACCAATTGCCATGCATGACATGAAGGAGGAGGAACTGCTCTGGAGAGCTTCGATGGTGCCCAAGATTCGTGAATTCCCATTCAAACGTACACCGAAAGTTGCTTTCATGTTTCTGGCGAAAGGGAATTTGCCGCTGGCTCCTCTTTGGGACAGATTCTTCAGTGGCCATGAAGGATTGTATTCGATATACGTGCATGCTCAGCCGTCGTTCAATGGGACGATGCCGGAAGATTCGGTGTTCTATGGCCGGAGGATTCCAAGTAAGGTATTAAttcgtttctttctttcttttttttggtCAAGTTTTGAATCTTCCTAACTAGGTTACAGCATTTTTGGTTCCAACATTATTGAATATGAGGATGAAGCTCcaacatattttaatatttcgaaattataaatttgatcttaaattatttttatataatttttcataagtTTTAATGTTttcatttgaaaaaaatattagacGTCTTCATGAATCTGATCCAAATATAATTTGAGCCTGTGCTTAATATATCAAATGATTTATTTCTCAAGTTTCAACCCATGTCAATACAACTGTAATTTcttattgaaaataaaatattaatagtaATAGTTAAGATTGATATTTGGATCTAACTCAAATCCAAAAACTAGTTCAAAAAAGACGATGAGGCCAGGCCAAGATTGAATGAAGACACCAACAGATGACCCAATTATAGACAATCTAATACATAACAGTGGTCTAGTCTCTGATATCATTTTAACATTGAGACTTGAACTTAATTCAACCTCAAAAACTAGCTGAAATAGAGAGGATTGTCCAAATCTATATATGCAACTCACATAAACTTTATCCAACCGATTGAATGTAATTTTAAACTATAGATACACTCGCGTAAAAACATTGGTTTTTATTAGATATGACATTATTGATATATTCGGGAGTTAGACGACGGTATGTattgtttaaaatttataaataaaaaattataactaGATAGATGTATACAAATTTGCAGGAAGTAGAATGGGGAAAATTCAACATGATCGAAGCTGAAAAACGACTTCTAGCCAACGCATTGCTGGATATATCGAACCAACGGTTCCTTCTGTTGTCCGAATCTTGCATTCCATTGTTCAACTTCGAAACAATCTACGACTACCTGGTCTACTCGCACACGACATTTGTCGAATCTTACGACCTGTTGGGTCCGGTGGGTCGGGGGCGATACAACAAGCGAATGATGCCACACGTGACTTTGGAACAATGGCGTAAGGGCGCCCAATGGTTCGAGATGGACCGGGAGATGGCCCTAGAGGTGATATCTGACCACAAATACCACTTTTTGTTCAAGAGATACTGCAAGCCGGCTTGCTATTCGGACGAACACTACTTACccacgatgctcacgatgaaaTTCCCGACGAGGAACGCGAACCGGACTTTGACTTGGGTCGACTGGTCCAAGGGTGGGCCGCACCCGGCGAAGTTTCTCCGGCTCGACCTGACCGTGGAGATGCTGAACCAGATGAGGACAGGCACGGAATGCGTGTACAATGGGAAGCCTACCAATGTTTGCTACTTGTTTGCCAGGAAATTCACCGCAAACGCATTGGATCGGTTGCTGAGATTTGCTCCAAAGGTGATGAACTTTTGATTAATTAACATGAGTTAGCTATTAATATTAATGAGTACATATCATTAAAATCCACAAGATTTTTATGTATGATTTAGGATATTTGTTTCCTCGATGTAAGAAATTTGGCTGGAAACTTTGAATTATTACTGTAAAAAAAAGTAACCATGAGAAAACAATTTTGCTTGTATAACTAGACTTGCAGGCAAACCTATTAAATATAAATAGTTCAGTGCATCACAAAATTATATCGATAAAATAGATCTATCCGATTTATATTTgtattgaaaagtaatatttcgacggtaaaatattatttatcatatgTCAGAAATGtaacaaattttatattttcgCTTGGTATGCacattttaaagtttttttttttctttcaataaACTAAATAATTATCAATAGACTGATATTGGACAAATAAGTATGAAATATCTATTAATGAAATTTAAGTTTGCACAACTTAATGTGCGAGCATCTTATTGCAAATTTAGGGAGTGTTCAATTAatagttttattttaaagaagTGATTAAACTTATATATTATAAAGacgtaagaaaaaaaaatcagaaattaataatgtttaaaaacaaaaatgaaaaattgaaAATCAGAAATTAGTGATGTTTGATAAATAAGTTATTTTgataatagtttttttttttttttttttttttatcataatcACTTTTGTAGAAGTAGAATCAACGAGCTTTTAGATTTCAAATAAACTCATTAGTAGAATTTAACATATAATCCGAGTGTAAAAAACATATAAAcctaatttttaaaaatcaaaaatCACTTTTTTGGTGATTGGAAACACTACCTCGATTATTTTTCTGATACCATagattttatgaaattatatgatatatttgttattttatatgtgtgtgtgagtgaTATGAACTAAAACAATATTTTCATACCGGACTGGCTGCTCGAAATGTTCTACTTTAAAAAAACAGTCGAAACGGTTTAATCAGATGGTCGGacctaaatatttttttattatataaatattaatataatgaataatatatttaaaattttaaaacctgaaagatatatataaatagaaaaaaaaacacatttaccaaaagttaaaaaactaaattaataactatataaatataattaaaatatatatttatatatatttttaaaacaaaaacaattgattaaataaattgttactaaaataatatttttaataaagtccaaatttcaaataatcaatttatatattttaccaaatatttaatttaatatttgaaaaataataaaattaatttatcaaaaaaataaataaattcgaaAACTCGGTTCAATACCGATCCTACCGGTTCTATTGGTTGACCGAGCAAAGAGTTTTTAGGCAATATtcataggcaaaaacttatgtgagacggtctcacgggtcgtagttgtgagacggatctcttatttggatcacccatgaaaaagtattattttttatgctaagagtattactttttattgtgaatatgtgtagggttgacccgtctcacggattatgactcgtgagacggtctcacatgagactcactcttattcATATGGGACCTGTCACCTGTGAATTGTGATGATTATCGGTCAAACCGGTCGGTTCGGTTGTAAAAACAACTCAAACTTACTCCACTGGATCGGTTGCATTAGTCATATCTTTAATACTGTGATAATTTCCACGTAATGATCTTATCAAATATGAGCGACTCTTAGCAATATCTATACTTATCAACAAATTGGCCTAATTTAATATTGAGTAGGTCtcgtgtgagaccgtctcacggattttaatctgtgagacggacccatattcacaataaagagtgatactcttagcataaaaaataatattttttcttaaataactcaaataagatattcgtctcacaaatacgacccgtgagaccgtctagtctcacacaagtttttgcctttaatATTAATCTTTCGATGATTTCGTACAGTAATactttcaaattttaatatattttaattattttaaaatagcaAATTGAACGGATTAATTGAAGGatcaagcaaaaaaaaaaaattataaaaaaggaCACGGGCgagaattatatatttaatttaaaccataatatatatcatatatgtatgtaaaaaaaatatcagaTCCAGTGTGTTTTGTGTGGGAGTGGACTTGTAAGAGTGGACGTCAAGGTGATTGCGTCACCACCGTCCGACCTGTTCCCAACCCCTCCTTCCTACCTTATTCCTACGTTGTTCCACGAAATTTCTGACAAATATTATCtcgaatattatataaaaacatcactttaattatatatttcgTAAGCCTCAAGTCTCTTATTTTTTGTGGGGTCTTGATTAATATTAATTCCAACTCCCTTATATATAAATCGATCTTCATATGAGTTGGTTTCTAAATCAACTAAGTTATCAAAATCCGATCTAGTTCAGTTGGTAGACACTGTACGTAATATTTTTGACAAATGGCTGCGAAACGGCTTCGTGACGACGGCTCTGACGATGATCAAGATCAAACGTCGAAACTGAAGAGGATGAGAGCCGGGCCATCTTTTGCTTCGTACGTACAAGAAACattgttgttgtttttattgttgtttttgCGAGGACTGTTGTTtaatttatgtgatttgtctGATGATGACAGGGTAATACGAGAGGTGGTTATGAAGAATTTCTTCGACAACATGTGCTCAACTTTGGAACCGTTGATTCGCAAAgtggtgagtgtgtgtgtgtttgtttatatatatacaatctcATGTTATTTATGACCCATTCTTGATTTAATTACGTTTCTGCAGGTAAGTGAAGAAGTGGAAAATAGACTGAGGGCTCGTCGGTTGGATTGGATCCCGAGATGTCCTTCCGGTGCCATAGGAAGACTTGATCAAAATGAGGATTACTGTCGAATACGAATGAACCTCAAATTAAGATTTACGGAAAGGCTTTCGCTCCCGATATTCACCGGCACCAAGATTTTGGACGTCCACAACAACCCTCTTCAAATAATCCTAGATGGCCACGATCATCATCAATATATTCCCCCTTGCTCGTCCATCAGGGTCGAGATCTTGGTCCTCGATGGGGACTTTCTCGGTACTAGTGATAACGATACATGGACTGAAGATGAATTTTCTCGGTATATCGTGAGGGAGAGAACGGGGAAACGGCCCTTGATTGCAGGGGAATCGAAGGTTAACTTGTGGAGTGGCATCGGTGCGGTCGGGGACATCGAGTTTACGGATAATTCGAGCTGGATTCGGAGTAGGAGATTCCGGCTTGGGGCTAGGGTGGTGAAAATCCAAGGTGGGAACAGCTCGCAAAATATGAGAATACGTGAAGCCGTGACCGAACCTTTTGTTGTTAAAGACCATCGCGGTGAATGTAAGTATTATTGTGTTAAACTTAATTATTCCTTCTTctttatatacatacatacatacatacatacatacatacatactacGCAACTTCATTATTTGTTGGAATCAAATGAAATATGGGTAGTTTGACCGTTGACGGTatattttttgataaatataaTGTTGTAATAAATCAACTGTACGCAGTGTACAAGAAACATCATCCACCAGCTTTAGACGACGAGGTTTGGAGACTGGAGAAGATAGGAAAAGGGGGAGCATTTCACCAGAAACTAGCATCTGAGGGTATTCACACTGTCCAAGATTTCTTGAAGCTTTCCATGGTTGATTCCACAAAACTTAGAACggtaaaaaaaaaaccttttaaTTTATTACAACTTTAATATATATGTGTGCGTCGCGTGAATTGATAAATTTGGACGGTGCAGATAATGGGAGCAATGTCGGACAGAATGTGGGAATCGACCTTAAAGCATGCTAAGACTTGTGTGATGGGCACCAAGTTGTATAGATGTCATGGGGACAACTACATCTTGACCATCAATCCCATATGCCAACTGGTCGAGATCGAAATCGAAGGTCGAATCTACTTGGAGAGCGACTTTAAAAGAATACAAGGGGTGAGTATGTAACATAATCTAATAcggatttttaaattattttcataattatgataaaaaaaaaattacatgaaACACTAAAGTAGCTAGACAGCATTGTGAAACAATTTTCATGCTTTGAAGCAGGCCTACGTACAACGTTTGGTGAAAGATGCATATACAAAATGGAATTGCTTGGAAGAATTCGATAGCCAAGCCCACAACACAACACAACTAGCACTGACCCACAAAGGTGCCACCTTCTACTCTAGCTTTTAACAcactatatatacatatagatATATAGGTCATTCTTGATTGAATGAAGGATGTTGCAGGTCATGAAATGGAGGGGGATTCATACAACTGTAGTGAACAAATGGCGATAAGGTGCTATGGAGGAGGGGATGCGTACTTAATGAATGGAACCTGCAGCGAGGTGGAGACGATGTCGAACAATGAAGATCAGGGGGAATGGGCTCTAAATTCAGGGTTGTATATCGGCCAATATTGAAGTCGTGAAAGCACTTTGCTGCCAACTACTAATCATTTTGTACATTCATTGTGTTGCATGCATGCATGTTTGTGATCcgattattttcttttgtaatCTTCATTCGCTATTCAATTTCCGTATGTACTCAATGAAATTTGATTCGCTAGTTGTTTATAATCTGGATTCGCTATTTTATTTTTCCGCCTATACATGGTGAATTTTGTGCAAGTGATGAGGCTATATGGCTCATTTATATGCTATAGACCAACACAGCactacaaaaacaaaaatatgtttagcgacggttttgtagtGCGATGATCTAACAGATCTATATCTGCAGGTAGCAAAACAGCCTCGAAATTCCCATGTAAATAAAAGaacaaacaaatatatatagagtaTGTATCGTGTGAGATTGTCTAACGGATCTATATCTATGAGACGAGTCGATTTAATTCATATCAAgtgaaaaaatt is part of the Primulina eburnea isolate SZY01 chromosome 1, ASM2296580v1, whole genome shotgun sequence genome and encodes:
- the LOC140813562 gene encoding protein SAR DEFICIENT 1-like isoform X1, which codes for MAAKRLRDDGSDDDQDQTSKLKRMRAGPSFASVIREVVMKNFFDNMCSTLEPLIRKVVSEEVENRLRARRLDWIPRCPSGAIGRLDQNEDYCRIRMNLKLRFTERLSLPIFTGTKILDVHNNPLQIILDGHDHHQYIPPCSSIRVEILVLDGDFLGTSDNDTWTEDEFSRYIVRERTGKRPLIAGESKVNLWSGIGAVGDIEFTDNSSWIRSRRFRLGARVVKIQGGNSSQNMRIREAVTEPFVVKDHRGELYKKHHPPALDDEVWRLEKIGKGGAFHQKLASEGIHTVQDFLKLSMVDSTKLRTIMGAMSDRMWESTLKHAKTCVMGTKLYRCHGDNYILTINPICQLVEIEIEGRIYLESDFKRIQGQAYVQRLVKDAYTKWNCLEEFDSQAHNTTQLALTHKGHEMEGDSYNCSEQMAIRCYGGGDAYLMNGTCSEVETMSNNEDQGEWALNSGLYIGQY
- the LOC140813562 gene encoding protein SAR DEFICIENT 1-like isoform X2; the encoded protein is MAAKRLRDDGSDDDQDQTSKLKRMRAGPSFASVIREVVMKNFFDNMCSTLEPLIRKVVSEEVENRLRARRLDWIPRCPSGAIGRLDQNEDYCRIRMNLKLRFTERLSLPIFTGTKILDVHNNPLQIILDGHDHHQYIPPCSSIRVEILVLDGDFLGTSDNDTWTEDEFSRYIVRERTGKRPLIAGESKVNLWSGIGAVGDIEFTDNSSWIRSRRFRLGARVVKIQGGNSSQNMRIREAVTEPFVVKDHRGELYKKHHPPALDDEVWRLEKIGKGGAFHQKLASEGIHTVQDFLKLSMVDSTKLRTIMGAMSDRMWESTLKHAKTCVMGTKLYRCHGDNYILTINPICQLVEIEIEGRIYLESDFKRIQGAYVQRLVKDAYTKWNCLEEFDSQAHNTTQLALTHKGHEMEGDSYNCSEQMAIRCYGGGDAYLMNGTCSEVETMSNNEDQGEWALNSGLYIGQY